One part of the Lachnospiraceae bacterium JLR.KK002 genome encodes these proteins:
- the rplU gene encoding 50S ribosomal protein L21, with protein sequence MYAIIATGGKQYKVSEGDIITIEKLGLEAGEKVTFDDVLAVNDGSLKVGTDAANATVEASVVENGRGKKVIVYKYKRKTGYHKKNGHRQSFTKVKIEKING encoded by the coding sequence ATGTACGCAATTATAGCAACAGGTGGTAAACAGTACAAAGTATCTGAAGGCGATATCATTACCATTGAAAAACTTGGTCTGGAAGCTGGTGAAAAAGTTACTTTTGACGATGTACTGGCAGTAAACGACGGTTCTCTGAAAGTTGGAACAGATGCAGCAAACGCAACTGTTGAGGCTTCCGTAGTGGAAAACGGAAGAGGAAAGAAAGTCATCGTTTACAAGTATAAGAGAAAAACCGGCTATCACAAGAAGAACGGTCACAGACAGTCCTTCACCAAAGTAAAGATTGAAAAGATTAATGGTTAA
- a CDS encoding ribonuclease E/G yields MGTTLLVTRLKWNNRTYIATALYQGKKILELHLEPDGQQSILGNIYVGRVKNIVKNLNAAFIEIAPGTSCYYPLEELKHPLYVKKINSPRLVQGDELVVQVSQESSKSKPPRVTTNLNLTGNYLVLTSENITLGISRKLDEEKREELRQDLTFEKNSDFGIIVRTNAAFASRQEILNEYEKLKEEFIYLKKTAPCRTVFSCLKESTPEYLHVLQGLNRSQLETVITDDRELSEKISSYFEHAQPEEKQKLTFYEDSLLSLNKLYHLDIRLQEALQEKVWLKSGGYLIIQPTEALTVVDVNSGKSISGKQAQEHYLKINLEAAWELARQLRLRNLSGIIIIDFIDMKSAEAQELLMQTLRSAVRTDSVPVQVVDRTKLNLVEVTRKKVRKSLAEQVKNH; encoded by the coding sequence ATGGGAACGACATTGCTGGTGACCAGGCTTAAGTGGAATAACAGAACTTATATTGCAACTGCACTTTATCAGGGAAAAAAAATACTGGAACTTCATCTGGAACCTGACGGGCAGCAGAGCATTCTGGGAAATATTTATGTGGGCCGGGTAAAAAATATCGTAAAAAACCTGAACGCCGCCTTTATTGAGATTGCTCCGGGCACATCCTGTTACTATCCTCTGGAAGAACTGAAACATCCTCTGTATGTGAAAAAGATTAACAGCCCCAGGCTGGTACAGGGAGACGAACTTGTGGTACAGGTATCTCAGGAAAGCAGCAAATCCAAACCTCCCAGAGTCACCACCAACCTGAACCTCACAGGAAATTATCTTGTTCTGACCAGTGAGAATATCACTCTGGGTATTTCCAGAAAACTGGACGAAGAAAAGCGGGAAGAATTAAGGCAGGATTTAACTTTTGAGAAAAACAGTGATTTTGGAATAATTGTCCGCACAAATGCAGCATTTGCTTCCAGACAGGAGATTTTAAATGAGTATGAGAAATTAAAGGAAGAGTTTATATATCTTAAGAAGACCGCTCCCTGCCGCACCGTTTTTTCCTGCCTGAAAGAGAGTACGCCGGAATATCTCCATGTCCTTCAGGGCCTGAACCGCTCACAGCTGGAAACAGTAATTACCGACGACCGGGAACTTTCAGAAAAAATCAGCTCTTATTTTGAACATGCCCAACCGGAAGAAAAACAGAAACTTACTTTTTATGAAGACAGCCTGTTAAGCCTGAACAAACTTTACCATCTGGACATCCGGCTGCAGGAAGCCCTTCAGGAAAAGGTATGGCTGAAATCCGGAGGCTATTTAATTATACAGCCCACGGAGGCTTTAACGGTAGTGGATGTAAATTCAGGCAAAAGCATTTCCGGAAAACAGGCGCAGGAACATTACCTTAAGATTAATCTGGAGGCTGCCTGGGAGCTGGCGCGTCAGCTCAGGCTCCGCAATCTTTCCGGTATCATTATTATAGATTTTATTGACATGAAGTCCGCAGAGGCCCAGGAACTTCTGATGCAGACATTGCGCAGCGCAGTCCGCACAGATTCTGTCCCGGTTCAGGTAGTGGACCGGACAAAACTGAACCTTGTGGAAGTGACACGGAAAAAAGTCAGAAAATCTCTGGCAGAACAGGTAAAAAACCATTGA